The following are from one region of the Blastocatellia bacterium genome:
- a CDS encoding prepilin-type N-terminal cleavage/methylation domain-containing protein: MLKKKKNNKGFSLIELLITLAILLIVSAVIISAFTNTVKSLRRETSIAQRDSDVKRALQLMSLELEQAGTSPDILNTNSANPTTTTLQNATNVTATAYPSTFNNLSLSNTTSGFAVRGLYPGRRLILGLPEGSNNSQTLQVASLPNNCTNPCTISVTNNGAKNHPAATPVTSPALPIMFGILNPPPLTSGNLPLTATSKNVNRIGFIGDILSNGRLQYVEYTYDAATSRIYRSLTPLNPNDPDNAALNPNAPNKAPATVLLDSVLPGTQFTINYYSTTIPIPVSVVISIRVRSNVPERRTGAITFNEITSTLEIVPRATAAAALIFANGGEQPLRAMTPPCNGTGTGTGYPPCTGWNTNNWPWWNRVITNFTATNFNGMSQALP; this comes from the coding sequence ATGCTAAAGAAAAAGAAAAATAATAAAGGCTTCTCTTTAATTGAATTGCTAATAACTTTAGCAATCCTTTTAATAGTTTCTGCTGTTATTATTAGTGCATTTACTAATACAGTAAAATCTTTACGTAGAGAAACTAGTATTGCTCAAAGAGATTCTGATGTTAAACGAGCATTACAACTAATGTCTTTAGAACTTGAACAAGCTGGAACAAGCCCAGATATTCTTAACACTAATTCGGCTAACCCTACAACTACAACACTACAAAATGCTACTAATGTAACTGCAACTGCCTATCCATCTACTTTTAATAATTTATCTCTAAGCAATACAACCAGTGGATTTGCTGTAAGAGGTCTTTATCCTGGTCGTCGGTTAATTTTAGGACTACCTGAAGGCTCAAATAATTCTCAAACCCTTCAAGTAGCATCTTTACCTAATAATTGTACTAATCCTTGTACAATTTCCGTCACTAATAATGGAGCAAAAAATCACCCTGCTGCTACCCCTGTAACCTCCCCAGCATTACCAATAATGTTTGGGATTCTTAATCCTCCACCTCTTACTAGTGGTAATTTACCACTTACAGCAACAAGTAAAAATGTTAATAGAATTGGGTTTATTGGTGATATTTTAAGTAATGGTAGACTTCAATATGTTGAATACACTTATGATGCGGCTACCAGCAGAATTTACCGATCATTAACTCCACTTAATCCAAATGATCCAGATAATGCAGCACTTAACCCAAATGCACCAAATAAAGCACCTGCTACAGTCCTACTTGATAGTGTTTTGCCTGGTACACAATTTACTATTAATTACTATAGTACAACTATTCCTATCCCAGTATCAGTTGTAATTTCCATAAGAGTAAGAAGTAATGTTCCAGAAAGACGTACCGGAGCAATTACATTTAATGAAATAACTAGCACTTTAGAAATAGTTCCTCGCGCAACAGCCGCAGCAGCATTAATTTTTGCTAATGGAGGAGAACAACCATTAAGAGCAATGACACCACCTTGTAATGGTACTGGAACAGGTACAGGGTATCCTCCTTGTACAGGTTGGAATACTAATAATTGGCCTTGGTGGAATCGAGTTATAACAAACTTTACAGCAACAAATTTTAATGGTATGTCACAAGCTTTACCATAA
- a CDS encoding glycosyltransferase family 2 protein, with product MLEYLGLALLVFQVIVFLYFILVNSIYTLFNFISLVALFRQSYVVSSQGLTNILSNNFYKPLSIIAPAYNEEETIVASLKSLLSLYYPEYEVIVVNDGSKDKTLEKLISEFKLIVANKPVDLINEHKPIKNIYLSYDYPNLIVVDKENGGKADALNAGINVSNYPIFCCIDADSLLENEALLRAARLFVEQREVIATGGIIRVMNGCKIENGVVTELKTPKGLIEALQAVEYTRGFLSGRTGWNAFGSLLIISGAFGLFRKDIVQAVKGYRHTVGEDMDLVVRMHKYCIDNDIKYKVVFVPDPICFTQAPSDLKSLLLQRNRWQRGLIDTLLFNKKMIANPKYGAVGLLGFTYFTFVEALGPIIEILGYVGFAIFYILGYLDKEIAILFLTISILWGMWINISSIILDNILFRRYHSLKDILLLCFYSLVEMFGYRQIITFERLIGTFQFWKKGWGKPKRQTIKALEN from the coding sequence ATGTTGGAATATTTAGGATTAGCGTTACTAGTTTTTCAAGTTATAGTTTTTCTATATTTTATTCTAGTAAATAGCATTTATACGCTTTTTAATTTTATTTCTTTAGTTGCACTATTTCGACAATCTTATGTGGTTAGTAGTCAAGGTCTTACTAATATTCTTTCCAATAATTTTTATAAACCGCTTTCAATTATTGCTCCAGCCTACAATGAGGAAGAAACCATTGTGGCAAGCCTAAAATCTTTATTATCTTTATATTATCCAGAATATGAAGTAATTGTAGTTAATGATGGTTCAAAGGATAAAACCCTGGAAAAATTAATTTCAGAGTTTAAGCTGATTGTTGCAAATAAACCTGTTGACTTAATAAATGAGCATAAACCAATAAAAAATATTTATCTTTCCTATGATTACCCTAATTTAATTGTGGTTGATAAAGAAAATGGTGGTAAAGCTGATGCTCTTAATGCGGGAATAAATGTTTCTAATTATCCTATTTTTTGTTGTATTGATGCAGATTCATTGCTGGAAAATGAAGCACTTCTTAGAGCCGCACGACTTTTTGTAGAGCAACGAGAGGTAATTGCTACAGGTGGAATAATTAGAGTAATGAACGGCTGTAAAATTGAAAATGGCGTTGTAACAGAACTAAAAACCCCTAAAGGTTTGATTGAAGCTCTTCAAGCCGTAGAATACACTAGAGGGTTTCTTTCTGGCCGAACTGGTTGGAATGCTTTTGGCAGTTTATTGATAATTTCTGGAGCTTTTGGACTGTTTAGAAAAGATATTGTGCAAGCTGTCAAAGGCTACCGTCATACAGTTGGCGAAGATATGGATTTAGTAGTAAGAATGCACAAATATTGCATAGATAATGATATTAAGTACAAAGTTGTTTTTGTTCCCGATCCAATATGTTTTACTCAAGCTCCTTCAGATCTTAAATCCTTACTCTTGCAACGTAACCGTTGGCAACGTGGTCTTATAGATACACTTTTATTTAATAAAAAAATGATTGCTAACCCCAAATATGGAGCAGTTGGATTATTAGGATTTACCTACTTTACATTTGTTGAAGCCCTGGGTCCAATTATTGAAATTCTTGGCTATGTTGGTTTTGCAATATTTTATATACTAGGTTATCTAGATAAAGAAATAGCTATCCTTTTTTTAACAATATCTATTTTATGGGGAATGTGGATAAATATTAGTTCTATTATCTTAGATAATATTTTGTTTAGACGTTATCACTCATTAAAAGATATTTTGTTATTATGTTTTTACTCTTTAGTAGAAATGTTTGGCTATAGACAAATCATTACTTTTGAAAGACTTATAGGCACTTTTCAATTTTGGAAAAAAGGCTGGGGTAAACCTAAACGCCAAACAATAAAAGCTTTAGAGAATTAA
- a CDS encoding response regulator, which produces MESWDNLFNELKKEFVISALERLENIDNYLNTLLTNSLDSLTANKLTTQLHYNFHALTGSGRTYGFADISLLSAEAESFCQESLKDNCKLNIKQLERMKIICNKLKVDLIDSNKYDEINGKINNINIAFNNNLVNSNINLLIISEDKEYNQKIRESNLLVDSSIYQLDSFAKAKETLTNTLPKILIIDAQLPNSKSSELVEFVYKLPLGSNTKTIIINVNNDFLDKLEVIKSKATAYFEKPTNFDEVIALTKQFLNPENTSSKILYVEDDVNQALFLSLVLRSANYQIRICDNPNNFDTDLKEFLPDLIILDIFLPNATGYDLARYLRSSKEYRNIPILFLTTQRQVEIKFEAISSGGDSYLTKPVNPDVLIPTIKALLEKNRKSISISQTEEPLQKAISLESSFVTKENKASKKILIIDDDVTLANTLKVMFQTRAYQVMLEHDGKKGLNRASSYSPDLILLDVMLPVINGFDVARKLKEIDKTKDIPIIMFTTLGQEANISRGYSLGIEDYITKPFSLQHLLLKVNKWLDSDLG; this is translated from the coding sequence ATGGAATCTTGGGATAATCTTTTTAATGAGCTAAAAAAAGAGTTTGTTATAAGTGCTTTGGAGCGTTTAGAAAATATAGATAACTACCTAAACACTTTATTAACAAATAGTTTAGATAGTCTTACAGCTAACAAATTAACTACACAACTGCATTACAATTTTCATGCTTTAACTGGTTCTGGGCGTACTTATGGTTTTGCTGATATAAGTTTACTATCAGCAGAAGCAGAAAGTTTTTGCCAAGAAAGCTTGAAAGATAACTGCAAACTAAATATAAAACAACTAGAAAGAATGAAAATTATATGTAATAAGCTAAAAGTAGATTTAATAGACTCTAATAAATATGATGAAATTAATGGTAAAATTAATAATATTAATATAGCGTTCAATAATAATTTAGTAAACTCTAATATAAATTTATTAATTATTAGTGAAGATAAAGAATATAATCAAAAAATTAGAGAAAGTAATTTACTAGTGGATTCATCAATTTATCAACTTGACTCATTTGCTAAAGCTAAAGAAACATTAACAAACACATTACCAAAAATTTTAATTATTGATGCTCAACTACCTAATAGCAAAAGTAGCGAACTAGTAGAGTTCGTTTATAAACTACCTTTAGGCAGTAATACAAAAACAATTATTATTAATGTTAATAATGACTTTTTAGATAAGTTAGAAGTAATAAAATCTAAGGCAACAGCTTATTTTGAAAAGCCAACAAATTTTGATGAAGTTATTGCTTTAACAAAACAATTTTTAAACCCAGAAAACACATCAAGTAAGATTCTTTATGTAGAAGACGATGTTAATCAAGCATTGTTTCTTAGCTTAGTTTTAAGGTCAGCTAATTATCAAATAAGAATATGTGATAACCCAAATAATTTTGATACAGACCTAAAAGAATTTCTTCCTGACTTAATAATTCTTGATATTTTTCTTCCTAATGCGACAGGCTATGATTTGGCTCGTTATCTACGTAGCAGTAAAGAATATAGAAATATTCCTATATTATTTTTAACTACTCAACGTCAAGTAGAAATAAAATTTGAAGCTATAAGTTCTGGGGGAGATAGCTATTTAACTAAGCCTGTAAATCCTGATGTGTTAATTCCTACAATTAAAGCATTATTGGAAAAAAATAGAAAATCTATCTCTATTTCGCAAACCGAAGAGCCGTTACAAAAAGCAATTAGCTTAGAATCTAGCTTTGTTACTAAAGAAAACAAAGCTAGTAAGAAAATTTTGATCATTGATGATGATGTTACACTAGCAAATACACTAAAAGTAATGTTCCAAACCAGAGCTTATCAAGTTATGCTAGAACATGATGGTAAAAAAGGGTTAAACAGAGCTTCCTCATATTCCCCAGATCTTATTTTATTAGATGTGATGTTACCTGTAATAAATGGCTTTGATGTAGCAAGAAAGCTTAAGGAAATAGATAAAACCAAAGATATCCCTATAATAATGTTTACAACTTTGGGCCAGGAAGCCAATATTTCAAGAGGTTATAGCTTAGGTATAGAAGACTATATAACTAAGCCATTTTCTTTACAGCATTTATTATTAAAAGTAAATAAATGGCTAGATTCTGATTTAGGTTAA
- the rfbB gene encoding dTDP-glucose 4,6-dehydratase, with product MKILVTGGAGFLGSNFIRMLLLNYPEHKVINLDKLTYAGNSENLADVANKPNYKFYLGDICQPDHVEQVLNGVEAIVHFAAETHVDRSILDAAPFVVTNIFGTQLLLDFAREAKVSRFIYISTYQVGGNLLPGIFLRENSPVSPSNAYAASKASAEHLVYASYNIHQFPALTVRLSNCYGPYQFPEKLIPLIIANALEFKPLPVYGDGLNIRDWIYVEDACQAIYQILLKGKVGQTYNVGANCEKTNLETIRRILKMLDRPEKLITFINDRPGHDRRYALDIGKLQRELTWHTQVDFEEGLRKTIDWYLRNIEWLADTRSTSAYREYYDTVYSSRFAVNPAKTDF from the coding sequence ATGAAAATACTTGTTACTGGTGGAGCAGGCTTTCTTGGTAGTAACTTTATTCGTATGTTATTACTAAATTATCCTGAACATAAAGTTATTAACCTGGATAAACTTACTTATGCAGGTAATTCTGAGAATTTAGCTGATGTAGCAAATAAGCCTAATTATAAGTTTTATTTAGGAGATATTTGTCAACCTGATCATGTAGAACAAGTATTAAATGGAGTAGAAGCAATAGTTCATTTTGCTGCTGAAACGCATGTTGACCGAAGTATTTTAGATGCTGCCCCTTTTGTGGTGACAAATATTTTTGGGACACAACTGCTATTAGATTTTGCAAGAGAAGCAAAAGTTTCTCGCTTTATTTATATTTCAACTTATCAAGTAGGTGGAAATTTACTACCAGGTATCTTTTTACGGGAAAATTCTCCTGTATCACCTAGTAATGCTTATGCAGCTAGCAAAGCTTCTGCGGAGCATTTAGTATATGCTTCCTACAATATTCATCAATTTCCTGCACTAACAGTTAGGTTATCTAATTGTTATGGGCCCTATCAATTTCCAGAAAAATTAATTCCTTTAATTATTGCTAATGCTTTGGAGTTTAAGCCATTGCCGGTTTATGGTGATGGGCTTAATATTCGTGACTGGATTTATGTTGAAGATGCTTGTCAAGCTATTTATCAAATTTTACTTAAGGGTAAAGTTGGGCAGACTTATAATGTTGGTGCAAATTGTGAGAAAACCAATTTAGAAACCATTCGCCGAATCTTAAAAATGCTAGATCGCCCAGAAAAACTTATTACTTTTATTAATGATCGTCCAGGGCATGACCGACGCTATGCTTTAGATATAGGAAAATTACAACGTGAATTAACCTGGCATACCCAAGTAGACTTTGAAGAAGGACTACGTAAAACAATAGATTGGTATTTAAGAAATATTGAATGGTTGGCAGATACTCGTTCTACTTCAGCTTATCGAGAATATTACGATACTGTTTATAGTAGCCGTTTTGCTGTTAACCCAGCAAAAACAGATTTTTAA
- a CDS encoding TlpA family protein disulfide reductase, with the protein MSICQFIYGQTINNTLTFQALNGSNVSLTQYQGQVVIISFSAKGIPLTQFELPQLEKLATKFTNEQVAVIWVSTNSSRQKSSAFASGEELEKFAKNYPHLTVLRDLEGNIFQKIGGNTLPTIFVLDQNGRMVGRCRVGIDPQANLVNDLTPTINKLLGR; encoded by the coding sequence TTGTCCATTTGTCAATTTATCTATGGGCAAACTATTAATAATACTTTAACTTTTCAAGCCTTAAACGGGAGTAATGTTAGTCTTACCCAATATCAAGGCCAAGTAGTAATAATTTCTTTTAGTGCCAAAGGCATACCTCTTACACAATTTGAATTACCACAATTAGAAAAACTTGCTACTAAATTTACTAATGAGCAAGTTGCAGTAATTTGGGTTAGTACTAATAGCAGTCGTCAAAAATCGTCTGCTTTTGCTTCAGGCGAAGAGTTAGAAAAATTTGCCAAAAACTACCCACATTTAACCGTTTTACGAGATCTAGAAGGAAATATTTTTCAAAAAATCGGCGGAAATACTCTTCCTACTATCTTTGTACTAGATCAAAATGGCCGTATGGTTGGTCGTTGCCGTGTTGGAATTGACCCTCAAGCCAATTTAGTTAACGATTTAACCCCTACTATTAATAAATTACTTGGTCGCTAA
- the yaiO gene encoding YaiO family outer membrane beta-barrel protein — protein sequence MINRINYSHRFNRSAVQYEIDAYPKIKDGTYAYLNVGLSTSNIFPKVRTGAEIYHNFSKGVEASIGFRYLRFSSDVFIYTGSISKYYKNYLISFRPFFTPGDIGTSSSASILLRRYFDDSNSFVSFSFGTGSAPNEQFTSEELFRLSSHRVGVDFQKALNKTTTTIMTFGFDRQEITPNNFRQRYTFSIGIQKKF from the coding sequence ATCATTAATAGAATTAATTATTCACATAGATTTAATAGATCTGCTGTGCAATATGAAATTGATGCTTATCCAAAAATTAAAGATGGTACATATGCTTATCTAAACGTCGGGCTGTCTACATCCAATATTTTTCCTAAAGTTCGTACAGGGGCAGAAATTTATCATAATTTTTCTAAAGGTGTAGAAGCCTCTATTGGCTTTCGCTATTTGCGTTTTAGCTCAGATGTATTTATTTATACTGGATCTATTAGCAAATACTATAAAAATTATTTAATTAGCTTTCGACCATTTTTTACGCCTGGCGATATAGGAACATCTAGTTCAGCTTCTATTTTACTAAGACGCTATTTTGATGACTCTAATAGTTTTGTTAGTTTTTCTTTTGGTACAGGATCAGCACCTAATGAGCAATTTACTTCTGAAGAATTATTTAGGCTTTCATCCCATAGAGTAGGTGTAGACTTTCAAAAAGCATTAAATAAAACAACTACAACTATTATGACATTTGGTTTTGATAGACAAGAAATTACACCAAATAATTTTCGTCAACGTTATACTTTTAGCATAGGAATACAAAAGAAATTTTAA
- a CDS encoding HEAT repeat domain-containing protein, whose amino-acid sequence MSLIADEEILFAITKVLSTLETSSAKFNEYLYSNIIQEFCSKEIEDRFVSFLNKIKTDENIPQILKRDIIEACGSTTLYKSAKQIIEYCFIYQQNPNIKISCIRALGKLANTQGEKLIKVALSDIDWRVRAVAAQSAQFCSTAIIPDLQKLLADKEYYVRLNACRTLSKLGSEAKEILSQELNSENKLVRDMARFALNQ is encoded by the coding sequence TTGAGCTTAATTGCAGACGAAGAAATTTTATTTGCTATAACAAAAGTTTTAAGCACATTAGAAACATCTTCAGCAAAATTTAACGAGTATCTATACTCAAATATAATTCAAGAGTTTTGTTCTAAAGAAATTGAAGATAGATTTGTTTCGTTTCTAAATAAAATTAAAACAGATGAAAATATTCCACAAATATTAAAACGAGATATTATTGAGGCTTGTGGCTCAACTACCCTTTATAAAAGTGCAAAACAAATAATAGAGTATTGTTTTATTTATCAGCAAAATCCAAATATAAAAATTTCCTGTATTAGAGCATTAGGTAAACTTGCAAATACTCAGGGAGAAAAATTAATAAAAGTAGCGTTGTCTGATATTGATTGGCGAGTACGTGCTGTTGCAGCACAATCAGCCCAATTTTGTTCCACAGCAATTATCCCTGATTTACAAAAATTACTTGCAGACAAAGAATATTACGTCAGACTTAATGCTTGCAGGACTCTAAGTAAATTAGGCTCAGAAGCTAAAGAAATACTTAGCCAAGAACTTAACTCAGAAAATAAACTTGTGCGCGATATGGCACGTTTTGCATTAAATCAATAA